The bacterium DNA segment CAATGAGGTCTCCTGACATCCCTGAGTAATTAGATAAGGTAGTTAGGGAGGCGTTAGTTAATGCTGTTGTCCATCGTGATTATTCGATAAGAAATAGTTACATCAGGCTCTTTATCTTTGATGACCGATTGGAGATTCGCAGCCCTGGTAGACTTCCTAATGCCGCTTCTCTTGAAGAACTTCCACTGGGTGACCATCACCCTCGTAATAAGCTTCTTTTCTCTCTCTTAGAAGGGCTTGGTTACGGAGAGCGAATAGGAACCGGTATTCCCAGAATGATCAGACTGTGTCGGGAAAATGGGTATAAAAAGCCGGAATTTAAAGAAATAGGCGAAGAATTCTGGGTTACCCTTTACGGAAGGAAAATATGAGCCAGGAGTTAGAAATAGTTATTGCTTCAGGAAATCAAGGTAAGATCGAAGAGATCAAGGACATTCTGAAGGATTGGAGGGTCAAGATTCTCTCTTTGCGGGACTATCCTGATATGGCTCCGATTGTAGAGGATGGACGGACCTTTGAAGAAAACGCGGTTAAAAAGGCTGAAACGGTATGCCGGTTCACCGGCAAGATTGCTTTGGCCGATGACTCCGGCCTGGAAGTTGATGCCCTAAATGGTGCGCCAGGCGTGATGTCGGCCAGATATGCCGGTGAAGGAGCCACTAAAGAAGCTCTAAACAAAAAGCTATTGAAGGCTATGGAGGATGTTCCTGAGCAGAAACGGACCGCTCGCTTCCGATGTGTTATGGCGATTGCTCAACCAGACAGGCAGACTCAAGTTGTTTCAGGGAAATGTGAAGGGATAATTGCTCACGCTATGCGGGGCGATTACGGTTTTGGTTATGATCCTGTTTTTGTAGTCCCTTCCTTTGGAAAGACTATGGCGGAATTAGGCGGGGAAATAAAAAACCGGATAAGTCATCGTGCCCTGGCCCTTCAAAAAGCCCTCCTTATCCTGCACTCAGTTTTTCAGGAAGGCGCTAATGATTAATCTCTTTGCATTTGTGAAAGAAACCAGTGAAGTCGTTGATGAACCTCTTCGGGGATAGAGCCTTGTCTTTGTCTTCTGACCAGTTTTATGGTTACTTTAAAAGTGGATAAAAAGGCCTCACAATTCTGACAGCCAAGTAAATGATGATCAATGGCCTGACAAAGCTCGCGGGAGATCTCTTCATCTATATAATTTGAAAGTAACTTCCGTATATCTTCGCATCTCATAATTCACCCTCTTTCAATGGCGGATTGTGGACTGCGGATTTCGGATTAAAAATAAGGGGGAAAGTTCGCCCTCCGAAATCCGCAATCGGGCGAAGACTTAAGCTACCTTAACTTCGATCTCCTTTGGCCTGGCTTCTTTTGCCTT contains these protein-coding regions:
- a CDS encoding ATP-binding protein — protein: MRLFIFDDRLEIRSPGRLPNAASLEELPLGDHHPRNKLLFSLLEGLGYGERIGTGIPRMIRLCRENGYKKPEFKEIGEEFWVTLYGRKI
- a CDS encoding XTP/dITP diphosphatase produces the protein MSQELEIVIASGNQGKIEEIKDILKDWRVKILSLRDYPDMAPIVEDGRTFEENAVKKAETVCRFTGKIALADDSGLEVDALNGAPGVMSARYAGEGATKEALNKKLLKAMEDVPEQKRTARFRCVMAIAQPDRQTQVVSGKCEGIIAHAMRGDYGFGYDPVFVVPSFGKTMAELGGEIKNRISHRALALQKALLILHSVFQEGAND
- a CDS encoding zf-HC2 domain-containing protein, yielding MRCEDIRKLLSNYIDEEISRELCQAIDHHLLGCQNCEAFLSTFKVTIKLVRRQRQGSIPEEVHQRLHWFLSQMQRD